The following DNA comes from Haloarchaeobius salinus.
CGCCGACGTGACGCGGGTCGTCCACGCGGCGCACTTCTACCCGGTCGAGGCGGCGTTCGACGACGCCATCGCGGTCGACGGCGAGACGTACGAGCTGTAGAAGGAGACGACCGGGTGTGGGATGACGGACGCCGGTCATGGGATGGAGGCTGCTTGCGCCGCCCGTTCAGAGTGTCTCGCCGACGAGGTGGACGAGCGCGAACGGACTCGCGACGACGCCGACCAGCAGCGCGGCGTAGACCGCGAGGCCGACGGCGAGCGCAAGCCCGGGGACGAGCGTCAGCGCGACGGTCGCCAGCGCGAGGACGGCGACGACGGCGAGCAGGACGCGGCCGAGTCCCTGCGGGACGGTGGTGGTCTTGGGTCGGTTCTTCCGCCCGAGCGTGGTGTTGGTGGTGGTGGTGGTGCTCATCTGTTCTCATCTGTTCGTAGCACTGCCGACCCAATAAGTATAATCTGAAAAACATTTCTGTAACCTGCTGTACTGAAATTCCCTTCACCAACCGCTCCCGGGGTGGGGCGAGGGACGAGAAGACCGGACAGCGACCGCAGTCAGTCGTCGGCGGGAACCGGTGCCGTGCGCTCGACCTCGGACACCGCGAGGTCGTCGTCGATGGTGACCGTGAGGGACTCCCCGTCGAGCTCGATGGTCACGGTGACCGAGAAGGGGTCCGTCGAGTGAACGGTCGTCCCGTGGTCGGAGACGCACCACGGGAGCTCCCAGTACGGCGTCCCGTTGAGGTCGACGTCGTGCTCGCGGTGGAAGTGGACCACGTCGGACTGGTCGAGCAGCACGAGGCCGATGGCCGAGCAGAGCGAGTGCCCGCACTGCTGGCAGACGTGCTCGACCCGGACGTCCGAGCCGATGCAGCAGTCGCCCTCGCGCTCGACGTGGCTCGCCATCCTGCCGCTGCACTCGGGGCAGACGCCGTCGGCGGCGAGACAGTGGAGGTGACGGACGCGCTGGTCGAACGCCTGCATGACCTCGTCCCGGTCACGGTCGGTCAGCCCGCCCGGCGGGAACGGGTACTCGCCGTGGGGGTGGCCGCAGTCAGCGCACTCGATGGTGATGTTCTCGTCCTCGTAGGCGGCGACGAGCGAGCCACCGCAGGCGACGCAGTCGGCGTCGAGGCCGTGGGGCCCCCAGCGCGGGTTCTGGTTGAACTCGCCGGCGATGACCGCCCGGACGACCTTCTTGCCGGCGTAGCGCAGGTCGTAGCCGTCGTCGGTGTTCACGACGAACTGGTCGGTGAGCTGCTGGAGGTGATAGTTGAACTGGGCGCTGTCGCGCATCTCGACGGTCTCGCGGAGGTCCGAGAACCGGACCGGTCGCTCGTCGGCCCGCCAGAGCGCCTCGAGGATGGACAGCCGCGTCTCGTTGCCCACCACCGAGAACGCCTCCGCGGGCGCGACGCACGCCTCGCACTCGTTGATGTCCGGTTTGCTGTCCGGTCTGCTCATAGACGGTAGTTCACGAGCATCCAAGTAAAGCGTTCCCTGTAGTCCGTTTTGGTACAGAAAATGACATTATCCGGACCGAGGGTTCACAAAGGATGACGGGACCAGCCCCGGCGTGCTCTGACGAGTCGCCGCGGGCCGACCAGCGGTCGTACGGCACACCGGTCCGCGCCCACCCACTGTGCCGTCTGTTCGCCCCACGGTAGCGGTGGCCTCCCTCAGCCGAACCGGTCCAGCCCCGCCTGCCTGCTCGCCAGTCCGTCCGGGTCCGCCACCCAGCCGGTCCGCCCGTCCCGCTCGCCCGCCGCGTCGACCGAGGGCGGCTCACCAGCCTCGAACCCCGGACAGTCCGGGCCGCACTCGTTGCCGGGATCGACGACGCGGCCCTTCCACTCGCAGTGCGGGACGCCGCCACCGCCAGCGACGGCTTCGTCCCGGACCCACGCACAGCCCGGGAACTCGGCCACCCGCCAGCCCTTGCCGTAGGCACGCTCGGCCAGCCGGCGGCGTGCCCGGACCTTGGCCTCGGCGGTCGCGACCCGCACCTCCGTCCAGCCCGCGTGCTCCTCGACGATCTCGGTGCCGTGCTCGTCGACCGGGAGTGGCGACGCTTCCCGGACGACGGTGCGGTCCAGCGTCTCGGGGTCGAACCGCCAGACGCCGACCGCCTCGGGGATGCGGTTCAGGTGCGCCCGGGTGACGTGACTCGCCGTCGCGAGCACCACCTCGTCGACGAGCGCCAGCCGGACGTCCTTCAGGAGCTGCGTCTCCAGGTCGCCGGGTGCGCCGAGGTCGGGCTTGTTCTCGACGGCGACGAGCCGGTCGAACCAGCCGTCCGGGTACCGACACGCCCGGCGGACGTGCTCGGCACCGGCGGTCGGGTCGCGCTCGAAGAAGCCCACGTCGACGGCCCGTTCGACGATGCCGCGGGCACGTTCGCCTGGGAGGTCGAACGCGCCGCGCCAGTCCCGCGAGCGACCGCGGCCCACGCCGCTCTCGATGGCCCGGTGGGGGATGCTCCGCTCGGTGATGGCGGCGCGGTCGTCGAACGTCGGGCCTGGTTCGACCACGACCACGTCGAGCACCCGCCGGGCGCTGTGGACGCCGCCGCCGAGCTGTCGCGCGAGCACCCCGTCGACGTCGCGCTCCAGGCTGGCACAGAGCCGCTGTTCGAACGCGAATTCGCGCACAGGTGGCGTTGGCCTCGCGGGGCTAAAAGTCCGTCTCCGAGCGACGTCGACTCGCCACGGACCGGCGTCGTTGGGGTAGCTATTTCTGGGCGACGGGAGAACGACGGGCAATGGCCGTCCCAGAACCGACGACGGCGATGCTCGTGGTGTTCGCCATCACGGGTGTGGCGTTGCTCGCGTTCGTGACGGAAGTGGTCTCGCCGGACGTGACCGCCCTCGCGGTCCTCGTCTCGCTGGTCGTCCTCGAACCGTGGACCACGGTCGACCCCGCGACGGCCCTCTCGGGCTTCGCCAGCGCCGCGACGATCACCATCATGGCGATGTACATGCTGAGCGAGGGGGTCCAGCGGACCGGTGCGGTCCAGCGCCTCGGCGCGTTCCTCGGCCGC
Coding sequences within:
- a CDS encoding DUF5787 family protein, producing the protein MREFAFEQRLCASLERDVDGVLARQLGGGVHSARRVLDVVVVEPGPTFDDRAAITERSIPHRAIESGVGRGRSRDWRGAFDLPGERARGIVERAVDVGFFERDPTAGAEHVRRACRYPDGWFDRLVAVENKPDLGAPGDLETQLLKDVRLALVDEVVLATASHVTRAHLNRIPEAVGVWRFDPETLDRTVVREASPLPVDEHGTEIVEEHAGWTEVRVATAEAKVRARRRLAERAYGKGWRVAEFPGCAWVRDEAVAGGGGVPHCEWKGRVVDPGNECGPDCPGFEAGEPPSVDAAGERDGRTGWVADPDGLASRQAGLDRFG
- a CDS encoding DUF7351 domain-containing protein — protein: MSRPDSKPDINECEACVAPAEAFSVVGNETRLSILEALWRADERPVRFSDLRETVEMRDSAQFNYHLQQLTDQFVVNTDDGYDLRYAGKKVVRAVIAGEFNQNPRWGPHGLDADCVACGGSLVAAYEDENITIECADCGHPHGEYPFPPGGLTDRDRDEVMQAFDQRVRHLHCLAADGVCPECSGRMASHVEREGDCCIGSDVRVEHVCQQCGHSLCSAIGLVLLDQSDVVHFHREHDVDLNGTPYWELPWCVSDHGTTVHSTDPFSVTVTIELDGESLTVTIDDDLAVSEVERTAPVPADD